One Candidatus Flexicrinis proximus DNA window includes the following coding sequences:
- a CDS encoding NADH-quinone oxidoreductase subunit C — MVNIVPAKDPVESVKSAFPGALQDVVEFAGETTLVVNPVDILPIMHFLRDTPGLIYNFMSDISAVDYWEPGGVISRPGRFGVSYHIYSMLYNKRIRVKVYLDEDDPAVDTVSAIWPAANWLEREAADLMGIRFIGHPDPRRLLMPDDWQGHPHRRDTPLGYETVQFSFNAEEIMKHKPFAKD, encoded by the coding sequence ATGGTCAATATCGTCCCAGCCAAAGACCCGGTAGAGAGCGTCAAATCCGCGTTTCCAGGCGCCCTGCAGGATGTGGTCGAATTTGCGGGTGAAACGACTCTGGTCGTTAACCCTGTCGATATCCTGCCCATCATGCACTTTCTTCGCGACACCCCCGGCCTGATCTACAACTTCATGAGCGATATAAGCGCGGTGGACTACTGGGAGCCTGGTGGCGTGATTTCGCGCCCTGGCCGCTTTGGTGTGAGTTATCACATCTATTCGATGCTGTATAACAAGCGCATCCGTGTGAAGGTCTATCTGGACGAAGACGACCCGGCAGTTGACACCGTTTCTGCAATCTGGCCGGCTGCCAACTGGCTTGAACGCGAAGCTGCCGACCTGATGGGCATTCGCTTCATCGGACACCCCGACCCGCGCCGGTTGCTTATGCCTGATGATTGGCAAGGGCATCCGCATCGTCGCGATACACCACTCGGCTACGAGACAGTACAGTTCTCGTTCAACGCCGAGGAAATCATGAAACACAAGCCGTTCGCCAAAGACTAG